The proteins below are encoded in one region of Borrelia hispanica CRI:
- a CDS encoding SAM-dependent methyltransferase, with translation MYNVFDEYSQRAKNEGYLARSVYKLIEIDKKFSLFSSGNILDIGASPGSFSQYAYANLKNGVLVAVDLNDVNLNFNSNFYFIKGNIYLDEIYQKIKTFAPYSVIVSDAAPSTTGNRLVDTSNSFNLNIRIFELACESLMRGGNLLLKVFQGGEEEQIFYKLKSCFSVVKKVRPKAVRKNSFEIYFLAKDFDKL, from the coding sequence ATGTATAATGTTTTTGATGAATATTCCCAAAGAGCTAAAAATGAAGGGTATCTTGCTAGATCTGTTTATAAATTGATTGAAATTGACAAAAAATTTTCTTTGTTCTCTTCTGGTAATATATTAGATATTGGAGCATCTCCTGGTAGTTTTTCTCAATATGCTTATGCTAATCTGAAGAATGGAGTGCTTGTTGCGGTTGACCTTAATGATGTAAATCTTAATTTTAATAGTAATTTTTATTTTATTAAGGGCAATATATATCTTGATGAGATTTATCAAAAAATCAAAACTTTTGCACCTTATAGTGTGATTGTAAGCGATGCAGCTCCTAGTACTACTGGTAATAGATTAGTTGATACTAGTAATTCTTTTAATCTAAATATCAGGATATTTGAATTAGCTTGTGAAAGTTTGATGAGAGGTGGTAATTTGTTACTTAAGGTTTTTCAAGGAGGTGAGGAAGAACAGATTTTTTATAAACTTAAGAGTTGTTTTAGCGTTGTTAAAAAAGTTAGACCTAAAGCTGTTCGTAAAAATTCCTTTGAAATTTATTTTTTAGCTAAAGATTTTGATAAATTATAG
- a CDS encoding chemotaxis protein CheW: MFMKDKIMEKKSHLQVACFKIGKESYGVSIEHIREVIKVPLEGVYAIPNVPDYITGIYNLRGNVIPLINLNIRFNISSVYATEEDKLLVGYLIVNIQNKLLGIFVDKVLKVISFDVSKIQEPPATLQTLDKKYISGVVKIEEEENFESEYLILIDIERIFDKSEFEKIPYKENNE, translated from the coding sequence ATGTTTATGAAGGATAAAATTATGGAAAAAAAATCTCATTTACAAGTTGCATGTTTTAAAATCGGTAAAGAAAGTTATGGGGTTTCAATAGAGCATATTAGAGAGGTAATTAAAGTACCCTTAGAAGGTGTTTATGCAATACCTAATGTTCCTGATTATATTACGGGTATTTATAATCTTAGGGGAAATGTTATTCCTTTGATAAATTTAAATATTAGATTTAATATTTCTTCTGTTTATGCAACAGAAGAAGATAAACTTTTAGTAGGTTATTTAATAGTAAATATTCAAAATAAACTTTTAGGAATATTTGTAGATAAAGTGTTAAAGGTTATTAGTTTTGATGTTTCAAAAATACAAGAGCCCCCTGCAACTTTACAAACTTTAGATAAAAAGTATATATCTGGTGTTGTTAAGATTGAGGAAGAAGAAAATTTTGAGAGTGAATATTTAATTTTAATTGATATTGAACGAATATTTGATAAGAGTGAGTTTGAAAAGATTCCATATAAGGAGAATAATGAGTAG
- a CDS encoding NAD(+)/NADH kinase yields MSSKVLIYVNYSNLDAEVLACEIQRYLEFKYGVLSLFAGMNKSLCDISDKDNLIFAITLGGDGTVLLASSLLLKNDIDIPIISINLGKVGFLADIKPRDFKDVIDKFFNNSLVIHKKYLLCISAYEDGNNLFTKYALNDVIIRSSILNKLIYVNLKVNSEDFLSYKSDGIIFATPTGSTGYSFSAGGAILESDLKAFILTPISPHSVYNRSFIFSSKSKLSLSFQKGYALNSASIFVDGVNIGTFGVDIVFELKLDNKSLRFASFCTDTFVRRLKNKLL; encoded by the coding sequence ATGAGTAGTAAAGTTTTAATTTACGTCAATTATTCAAATTTAGATGCTGAAGTTCTTGCTTGTGAGATACAAAGATATTTGGAGTTTAAGTATGGTGTTTTAAGTTTATTTGCAGGAATGAATAAATCTTTATGTGATATATCAGATAAAGATAATTTAATTTTTGCAATAACTTTGGGTGGAGACGGTACTGTTTTATTGGCCAGTAGTTTGCTTTTAAAAAATGATATTGATATTCCTATTATTTCAATTAATTTGGGTAAAGTAGGATTTTTGGCAGACATAAAGCCTAGAGACTTTAAAGATGTGATAGATAAGTTTTTTAATAATTCTTTAGTGATTCATAAAAAATATTTACTTTGTATTAGTGCTTATGAAGATGGAAATAATTTATTTACTAAATATGCTTTAAATGATGTAATTATTCGTTCTAGTATTCTAAATAAATTGATTTATGTAAATCTTAAAGTTAATTCAGAAGATTTTCTTTCGTATAAGAGCGATGGAATAATATTTGCAACTCCAACAGGATCAACCGGGTATTCTTTTTCAGCGGGAGGAGCTATTTTAGAATCGGATCTTAAGGCTTTTATTTTGACACCCATTTCACCGCATTCTGTTTATAATCGTTCTTTTATTTTTTCAAGTAAAAGTAAACTTTCACTTTCGTTTCAAAAAGGGTATGCATTAAATTCTGCATCAATTTTTGTTGATGGTGTTAATATTGGTACATTTGGGGTTGATATTGTTTTTGAGCTAAAACTTGATAATAAAAGTTTACGTTTTGCATCTTTTTGTACGGATACTTTTGTTAGAAGACTGAAAAATAAATTATTATAA